The following proteins are co-located in the Diaphorobacter sp. HDW4B genome:
- a CDS encoding chemotaxis protein CheW, translating to MLPISSLRSSSSRRAAQVPSVPVSKYLTFRLGDELYGIDILSVQEIRSYEPPTRMAHAPEFIKGVIQLRGVIVPVVDLRMKLRCAEASYNEFTVVIVLRVEDMLLGAVVDAVADVVALQDDVIKPAPHFQGAVDTSYVRGMASVDGQMLIVVDIAALLSPAEMGLLQQARTAVNAEV from the coding sequence ATGTTGCCCATCTCCTCCTTGCGTTCCAGTTCGTCGCGCCGCGCCGCGCAGGTGCCGAGCGTGCCTGTGTCGAAATATCTGACGTTTCGGTTGGGCGATGAGCTGTATGGCATCGACATTCTGAGCGTGCAGGAGATTCGCTCGTATGAGCCGCCGACGCGCATGGCGCATGCGCCGGAGTTCATCAAGGGGGTGATTCAGTTGCGGGGCGTGATCGTGCCGGTGGTCGATCTGCGCATGAAGCTGCGCTGCGCCGAGGCGAGTTACAACGAGTTCACCGTGGTGATCGTGCTTCGGGTGGAGGACATGCTGCTGGGCGCGGTGGTGGATGCGGTGGCCGATGTGGTGGCACTGCAGGACGACGTGATCAAACCTGCGCCGCACTTCCAGGGCGCGGTGGACACGAGTTATGTGCGCGGCATGGCGTCTGTGGACGGGCAGATGCTGATCGTGGTGGACATTGCGGCACTGCTCAGTCCGGCCGAAATGGGCTTGCTGCAACAGGCGCGCACTGCGGTCAACGCAGAGGTCTGA
- a CDS encoding class I SAM-dependent methyltransferase: MNSEIISLHDWLTTPPGRYVLEWEQERFDELVADRFGYHALQLGMPRLAGLRANRMPHRFLALGQAQAMILERQALADSEGPDDSKESLQAADLHAEPEMLPFDEASLDLVLLPHSLEDCTDPHAALREVGRVLVPEGQVVISGLNPYSLWGLRQARSRLHRRLGLGGALYLPDKGEFIAPARLRDWLRLLGFELDSISFGCYRPAVRSSHWLDTYAWMDALGAKWWPILGAAYVIVATKRVQGVRLIGPSWRSAAQKAPAPSQVPVAHQQPHRFHQE, from the coding sequence ATGAACAGCGAAATTATAAGTTTGCACGACTGGCTTACGACTCCCCCGGGACGCTATGTACTGGAGTGGGAGCAGGAGCGCTTTGACGAGCTTGTCGCGGACCGCTTTGGCTACCATGCGCTTCAGCTCGGGATGCCCCGGCTGGCGGGCTTGCGAGCCAATCGCATGCCACATCGTTTTCTCGCACTGGGTCAGGCGCAGGCCATGATACTAGAGAGGCAGGCGCTTGCCGATAGCGAGGGTCCCGACGATTCAAAAGAGTCATTGCAAGCAGCCGACCTGCATGCCGAGCCCGAAATGCTGCCCTTTGACGAGGCCAGCCTCGACCTTGTGCTGCTGCCGCATTCGCTGGAAGACTGCACCGATCCTCACGCTGCCTTGCGTGAGGTGGGGCGGGTGCTGGTGCCCGAAGGCCAGGTGGTGATCAGCGGCCTCAACCCGTACAGTCTTTGGGGCCTGCGGCAGGCACGCTCGCGTCTGCACCGCAGGCTGGGGCTGGGCGGCGCGCTGTATTTGCCCGACAAAGGCGAGTTCATTGCCCCCGCGCGGCTGCGTGACTGGCTGCGTTTGTTGGGCTTTGAATTGGATTCAATTAGTTTCGGTTGTTACAGGCCAGCCGTGCGCTCCAGTCATTGGCTGGACACTTATGCATGGATGGACGCGCTCGGGGCCAAGTGGTGGCCGATACTGGGCGCGGCCTATGTCATTGTTGCGACCAAGCGAGTGCAGGGCGTGCGGCTGATCGGCCCGTCCTGGCGCTCGGCCGCTCAAAAAGCACCTGCGCCATCGCAGGTGCCCGTGGCGCATCAGCAGCCACATCGTTTTCATCAGGAGTAG
- the glp gene encoding gephyrin-like molybdotransferase Glp has protein sequence MTSLNSIAASIAPHDGSDMHVDAVRDFLAQMVTPITESEIVPLLDALGRVVAGDVISPVSVPPHDNSAMDGFAFDGGQLQANAPLQLRCVATALAGHAWAGEVKTGECVRIMTGAVMPQGLDTVVPIERTSTTEQGHILIAANTVQSGANCRKKGEDLMQGGVALADGELVTPAALGLLASLGLCSIHVRRRLRVAYFSTGDEILKPGEPPRPGAVYDSNRYTLFGLLTRLGIQVIDLGTVRDEPALIEGTFRQAANSADAIITSGGVSGGDADHTKAMMKRLGDVAFWRIAMRPGRPMAVGWLDKDKEESTSNRCVLFGLPGNPVAAMVTFLAFVRPALRNMQGCQRTEPPRLRAICTETLRKRPGRTEFQRGIVSQAPDGSLHVCATGEQGSGMLSSMVHANGLIVLPHEAATIQLGETVEVMMFEGVI, from the coding sequence ATGACTTCCCTGAACTCCATCGCCGCCAGCATCGCCCCCCACGACGGGAGCGACATGCACGTCGATGCGGTGCGCGACTTTCTTGCGCAGATGGTCACACCGATCACCGAATCCGAAATCGTCCCGCTGCTGGACGCGCTCGGTCGCGTGGTCGCTGGCGACGTGATCTCGCCCGTCAGCGTGCCGCCGCACGACAACTCGGCCATGGACGGCTTTGCGTTCGATGGCGGTCAGCTTCAGGCGAACGCACCACTGCAGTTGCGCTGCGTCGCCACAGCGCTCGCCGGACATGCATGGGCGGGCGAGGTGAAGACAGGCGAATGCGTGCGCATCATGACCGGTGCCGTCATGCCGCAAGGGCTGGACACGGTGGTGCCCATCGAGCGCACGAGCACAACCGAGCAAGGTCACATCCTGATCGCCGCAAACACCGTGCAATCAGGTGCCAATTGCCGCAAAAAAGGCGAAGACCTCATGCAGGGCGGCGTGGCCTTGGCCGATGGCGAACTGGTCACTCCCGCCGCGCTCGGCCTGTTGGCCAGTCTGGGGCTTTGCAGCATCCATGTGCGCCGCCGCCTGCGAGTGGCATATTTTTCGACCGGCGACGAAATCCTCAAACCCGGCGAGCCGCCACGCCCAGGTGCCGTGTACGACAGCAATCGCTACACGCTGTTCGGCCTGCTCACGCGCCTTGGCATTCAGGTGATCGACCTCGGCACCGTGCGCGATGAACCCGCATTGATCGAAGGCACGTTCCGTCAGGCCGCCAACAGCGCCGACGCCATCATCACCAGCGGCGGCGTGAGCGGCGGAGATGCCGACCACACCAAGGCCATGATGAAACGTCTGGGCGACGTCGCGTTCTGGCGCATCGCCATGCGCCCCGGTCGCCCCATGGCGGTCGGCTGGTTGGACAAAGACAAAGAAGAAAGCACCAGCAACCGTTGCGTGCTCTTCGGCCTGCCGGGCAATCCGGTCGCGGCAATGGTCACGTTTCTCGCGTTCGTCCGGCCCGCCTTGCGCAACATGCAGGGTTGCCAGCGCACCGAACCGCCACGTCTGCGGGCCATCTGCACCGAAACCCTGCGCAAGCGCCCCGGCCGCACCGAGTTCCAGCGTGGCATCGTCAGCCAAGCGCCCGACGGTTCGCTGCACGTGTGCGCTACGGGCGAACAAGGCTCGGGCATGCTCAGCTCGATGGTGCACGCCAATGGACTGATCGTTTTGCCCCATGAAGCCGCAACCATCCAGCTAGGCGAGACCGTGGAAGTGATGATGTTTGAAGGCGTGATCTGA
- a CDS encoding GNAT family N-acetyltransferase: MLRDASLLRTPEAFSTDYATAVTRPPAVYSARFSTPGNGPFYLGAFTDAGELVGSIGFEREDAKFKRHMGHINAVMIKVNFEHQGIARKLLEACIAHAEQIVGLELLQLGVTASNERAVRLYERAGFKPYGRMPRAIVVDGVGHDHLLMVRALPGCPELNVSS, from the coding sequence GTGCTGCGCGACGCGTCGCTGCTGCGCACGCCCGAGGCCTTCTCGACGGACTACGCCACGGCGGTCACCCGACCGCCAGCGGTGTATTCGGCGCGGTTTTCGACACCCGGCAACGGGCCTTTCTATCTGGGCGCATTCACGGATGCGGGCGAACTCGTGGGCAGCATCGGCTTCGAGCGCGAGGACGCCAAATTCAAGCGCCATATGGGCCACATCAACGCGGTCATGATCAAAGTCAATTTCGAGCACCAAGGAATCGCGAGAAAATTATTGGAAGCCTGCATCGCCCATGCAGAACAGATTGTCGGGCTCGAATTGCTGCAGTTGGGCGTCACCGCCAGCAATGAACGCGCCGTTCGCCTTTATGAACGCGCGGGCTTCAAGCCTTACGGCAGAATGCCGCGCGCCATCGTGGTCGACGGCGTCGGTCACGACCATCTGCTGATGGTCCGCGCCCTGCCCGGCTGCCCTGAATTGAATGTGTCTTCCTGA
- the gloB gene encoding hydroxyacylglutathione hydrolase, with the protein MNLLPLPAFSDNYIWMMHDGKNAIVVDPGDADAVFDVLRGSGLSLAAILVTHHHGDHVGGVEDLHAGTGARVYGPANEIMPEPITRLAQGDVVEEMGLKFQVIDVPGHTSGHIAFFCPDMDGTPILFCGDTLFSGGCGRLFEGTPEQMRASLDALAALPGNTRVCCAHEYTLSNLKFARAVEPGNAALLKYQQDCIKLRNADQPTLPSSIATELAVNPFLRTRESEVAQSAKTFNASTNPSDATSVLAALREWKNNFR; encoded by the coding sequence ATGAACCTGCTGCCACTGCCCGCTTTCTCCGACAACTACATCTGGATGATGCACGATGGAAAAAACGCCATCGTGGTGGATCCGGGCGATGCCGACGCCGTGTTCGACGTGCTGCGCGGCTCCGGATTGTCGCTGGCAGCCATTCTAGTCACGCATCACCACGGCGATCATGTCGGCGGCGTCGAAGATCTGCATGCTGGCACCGGCGCGCGCGTCTATGGCCCTGCCAACGAGATCATGCCCGAGCCGATCACCCGACTCGCTCAAGGGGATGTGGTCGAGGAAATGGGCCTGAAGTTCCAGGTCATCGATGTGCCCGGCCATACCTCCGGGCACATTGCTTTTTTCTGCCCCGACATGGATGGCACGCCCATTCTGTTCTGTGGCGACACGCTGTTTTCCGGCGGCTGCGGACGCCTGTTCGAAGGCACACCGGAGCAGATGCGCGCCTCGCTCGATGCGCTCGCCGCCCTGCCCGGCAACACGCGCGTGTGCTGCGCCCATGAATACACACTTTCTAACTTGAAATTTGCGCGCGCCGTGGAACCCGGCAACGCTGCGCTGCTCAAGTACCAGCAAGACTGCATCAAGCTCCGCAATGCCGACCAGCCCACGCTGCCGTCCAGCATTGCCACCGAGTTGGCGGTCAACCCGTTTCTTCGCACGCGCGAATCCGAGGTCGCCCAGTCGGCCAAGACATTCAATGCGAGCACCAACCCAAGCGATGCGACGTCCGTTCTGGCGGCGTTGCGTGAATGGAAAAACAACTTCCGATGA
- the ppa gene encoding inorganic diphosphatase, with protein sequence MSLNNVPAGKNLPEAFNVVIEIPMESDPIKYEVDKESGCIFVDRFMTAAMFYPANYGYVPQTLSGDGDPVDVLVMTPYKLPPGVVVPCRALGILKMEDEAGMDGKVLAVPTAKILKEYANIKTLGDVPEIKLKAIEHFFAHYKDLEAGKWVKVLGWGGADEAHKELTDGVANYEKSKKA encoded by the coding sequence ATGTCCCTGAACAACGTCCCTGCTGGCAAGAACCTGCCTGAAGCCTTCAACGTCGTGATCGAGATTCCCATGGAATCCGATCCCATCAAGTACGAAGTGGACAAGGAATCCGGCTGCATTTTTGTGGACCGTTTCATGACGGCCGCCATGTTCTACCCAGCCAACTACGGCTATGTGCCACAAACCCTGTCCGGCGACGGCGACCCAGTCGACGTGCTGGTGATGACCCCCTACAAGCTGCCCCCAGGCGTGGTCGTGCCTTGCCGCGCGCTGGGCATCCTGAAAATGGAAGACGAAGCCGGCATGGACGGCAAGGTGCTGGCTGTTCCTACCGCCAAGATCCTCAAGGAATACGCCAACATCAAGACGCTGGGCGACGTGCCTGAGATCAAGCTGAAGGCCATCGAGCACTTCTTCGCTCACTACAAGGATCTGGAAGCGGGCAAGTGGGTCAAGGTGCTGGGTTGGGGTGGTGCGGACGAAGCACACAAGGAACTGACCGACGGCGTAGCCAACTACGAAAAGTCCAAGAAGGCTTGA
- a CDS encoding type IV pili methyl-accepting chemotaxis transducer N-terminal domain-containing protein, protein MRLLITAICAPAAVSLSAQERMAIATAINRTAKFRALSQRMAKAYGQLYLKTLPEKTREVLQQTRQQVQAGLAELERQNWPKEVARFIADVHGSATKLDSLAAAPVTKEGFMAVSQQSNDMLKLANSATEAFEKLTQTPSARLVNVAGRQRMLSQRVAKNYTLIAAGFDSREVREQMAGDLGLFQTSLKQLADAPITTPAIRTALELGQGQFVFFDAAIKRQPDARGLEDVATTSERLLQLMDELTQLYEAALQSVIG, encoded by the coding sequence GTGCGTTTGTTGATCACGGCCATCTGTGCACCTGCGGCGGTTTCACTGTCGGCCCAGGAGCGCATGGCGATTGCCACGGCCATCAACCGCACGGCCAAGTTTCGTGCTTTGTCGCAGCGCATGGCCAAGGCATACGGGCAACTATATCTGAAGACGCTCCCCGAGAAGACCCGTGAGGTCTTGCAGCAGACGCGCCAGCAGGTGCAGGCGGGCCTGGCGGAACTGGAGCGCCAGAACTGGCCGAAGGAGGTCGCGCGTTTCATCGCTGACGTGCATGGCAGTGCGACCAAGCTCGACTCGCTGGCGGCTGCGCCTGTCACCAAGGAGGGTTTCATGGCTGTGTCCCAGCAGTCCAACGACATGCTCAAACTGGCCAACAGCGCCACGGAGGCGTTCGAGAAGCTGACCCAGACGCCCTCGGCACGCTTGGTGAACGTGGCCGGTCGCCAACGCATGCTCTCGCAGCGCGTGGCCAAGAACTACACCTTGATCGCCGCAGGTTTCGACTCGCGCGAGGTGCGCGAGCAGATGGCGGGCGATCTGGGGCTGTTCCAGACGTCGCTCAAGCAACTGGCCGACGCGCCGATCACCACGCCCGCGATTCGCACGGCGCTGGAATTGGGGCAGGGGCAGTTTGTCTTCTTCGACGCAGCCATCAAGCGCCAGCCGGATGCGCGCGGCCTCGAAGACGTGGCAACCACCAGCGAACGGCTGCTGCAACTGATGGACGAACTGACGCAGTTGTATGAAGCAGCGCTGCAGTCGGTGATCGGCTGA
- a CDS encoding DUF2889 domain-containing protein, whose amino-acid sequence MPLSPPVARTARHVRRVTYQGFEREDGLWDIEGELHDSKAEDTPFIRDPSIIRRAGEPIHHMWLRVTVNRQLVVQAIEASMDAHPLGGCPEALASIQSMVGCSMSRGWRKAIQENLGGVAGCTHIRELLFNLATAAFQTMPAVFSSVGDEPPRHLNQCTGWDFNGPGVKEFFPQFYGRRTEVPAK is encoded by the coding sequence ATGCCTTTGTCTCCACCCGTTGCCCGCACCGCCCGCCATGTCCGCCGCGTCACCTACCAAGGATTCGAGCGCGAAGATGGACTCTGGGACATAGAGGGCGAACTCCACGACAGCAAGGCCGAGGACACACCGTTCATCCGCGACCCCAGCATCATCCGCCGCGCGGGCGAACCCATCCACCACATGTGGCTGCGCGTGACCGTCAACCGCCAGCTCGTCGTGCAGGCCATCGAAGCCTCGATGGACGCCCATCCGCTGGGCGGCTGCCCCGAGGCGCTGGCGTCGATCCAGTCCATGGTCGGCTGCAGCATGTCGCGCGGCTGGCGCAAGGCCATCCAGGAGAATCTGGGCGGCGTCGCAGGCTGCACGCATATCCGCGAGCTGCTGTTCAACCTGGCCACGGCCGCATTCCAGACCATGCCAGCCGTCTTCAGCAGCGTGGGGGACGAGCCGCCGCGCCACCTCAACCAATGCACCGGCTGGGATTTCAACGGCCCGGGCGTCAAGGAATTCTTCCCCCAGTTCTACGGACGCAGAACCGAGGTTCCTGCAAAGTAA
- the moaA gene encoding GTP 3',8-cyclase MoaA codes for MAERVIPIVDQRKGALPAVVPEGAPSDFAAQLSDAHQRPLRDLRISVTDRCNFRCSYCMPKDVFNKDYPYLPHSALLSFEEITRLAGQFMRLGVRKIRLTGGEPLLRKNIEQLIVQLANLRTLDGKVPDLTLTTNGSLLARKAQALRDAGLSRVTVSLDSLDDAIFRGMNDMDFPVAEVLSGIETARKVGFEHIKVNMVVKRGTNDHEILPMARHFRGTGITLRFIEYMDVGSTNGWRMDEVLPSDEVIQLLQSEFPLIPLAASTKGETAKRWGYADANGVHDPAQGEVGVISSVTHAFCGDCNRARLSTEGQLYLCLFAEQGYDLRSLLRGTATDDEIAAAIAHIWQGRTDRYSELRASLPHDTGGHAKRRVEMSYIGG; via the coding sequence ATGGCAGAACGCGTCATCCCCATCGTCGATCAGCGCAAAGGCGCATTGCCAGCCGTCGTGCCCGAAGGTGCGCCGTCGGACTTTGCCGCGCAGTTGAGCGATGCCCACCAGCGACCGCTCCGGGATCTGCGCATCAGCGTCACCGATCGCTGCAACTTCCGTTGCTCGTACTGCATGCCCAAGGATGTGTTCAACAAGGACTATCCGTATCTGCCGCACAGCGCCCTGCTGAGCTTCGAGGAAATCACCCGGCTCGCGGGCCAGTTCATGCGCCTTGGCGTGCGCAAGATCCGCCTGACGGGCGGCGAACCCCTGCTGCGCAAGAACATCGAGCAGCTCATCGTTCAACTCGCCAATCTGCGCACGCTGGACGGCAAGGTGCCCGATCTCACCCTCACCACCAACGGCTCGCTGCTCGCGCGCAAGGCGCAGGCGCTGCGCGATGCCGGGCTCTCGCGCGTGACGGTGAGTCTGGACAGTCTGGACGACGCCATCTTTCGCGGCATGAACGACATGGACTTTCCGGTAGCCGAAGTGCTCTCCGGCATCGAGACCGCCCGCAAGGTGGGCTTCGAGCACATCAAGGTGAACATGGTCGTCAAGCGCGGCACGAACGACCACGAAATCCTGCCCATGGCACGCCATTTCCGCGGCACGGGCATCACGCTGCGCTTCATCGAATACATGGATGTGGGCTCCACCAACGGCTGGCGCATGGACGAGGTGCTGCCGTCCGACGAGGTCATCCAGTTGCTGCAAAGCGAGTTTCCGCTGATTCCGCTGGCCGCCAGCACCAAGGGCGAAACCGCCAAGCGCTGGGGCTATGCCGACGCGAACGGCGTGCACGATCCGGCCCAGGGCGAGGTCGGCGTGATCAGCAGCGTCACCCATGCCTTCTGCGGCGACTGCAACCGCGCGCGGCTTTCCACTGAGGGTCAGCTCTATCTGTGCCTGTTCGCCGAGCAAGGCTACGACCTTCGCAGCCTGCTGCGCGGCACGGCCACGGACGACGAGATCGCCGCCGCCATCGCCCACATCTGGCAGGGCCGCACGGATCGCTATTCCGAACTGCGCGCCAGCCTGCCGCACGACACCGGCGGTCATGCCAAGCGCCGCGTCGAGATGAGCTACATCGGCGGCTAA
- a CDS encoding DUF962 domain-containing protein produces the protein MRNLNAQLTQYAEYHRDPRNIQTHLVGVPMIMLAVVILLSRPVFLTLGGPAGLPVTPALVVALAVCVFYFLLDLRYGLCMALLIAAMQEVGLWFAGQSTAIWLTSGVGLFLVGWVIQFIGHWFEGRKPAFVDDVIGLAIGPLFVLAEMGFALGLRREVQHAVEQGAGPVRRRERGAAS, from the coding sequence ATGCGAAACCTGAATGCGCAACTGACGCAATACGCCGAATACCACCGCGATCCGCGCAATATCCAGACGCATCTGGTCGGCGTGCCGATGATCATGCTGGCCGTGGTCATTTTGTTGTCGCGGCCGGTGTTCCTGACGCTGGGCGGCCCGGCGGGGCTGCCGGTGACTCCGGCGCTGGTGGTCGCGCTGGCGGTTTGCGTGTTCTATTTCTTGCTTGATCTGCGTTATGGCTTGTGCATGGCGCTGCTGATCGCCGCCATGCAGGAAGTAGGGCTGTGGTTTGCCGGGCAATCAACGGCGATCTGGCTGACGTCGGGCGTGGGCCTGTTTCTGGTGGGCTGGGTGATTCAGTTCATTGGCCATTGGTTCGAAGGGCGCAAGCCGGCGTTTGTCGATGATGTGATCGGACTGGCCATCGGGCCGCTTTTCGTTCTTGCCGAAATGGGCTTTGCGTTGGGGCTGCGCCGCGAGGTCCAGCACGCGGTGGAACAGGGCGCAGGGCCGGTTCGCAGGCGCGAGCGTGGTGCGGCATCCTGA
- the rnhA gene encoding ribonuclease HI yields the protein MTQVVIYTDGACKGNPGPGGWGAVLSSGKSEKELFGGELDTTNNRMELLAVIEALSALKRPCEVALYLDSQYVRKGITEWIHGWKKKNWRTAGGDPVKNVELWKRLDELVANAGHQIEWHWVKGHAGDPGNERADGLANKGVEKALGRI from the coding sequence GTGACGCAAGTAGTGATTTATACGGACGGAGCCTGCAAGGGCAATCCCGGTCCGGGTGGTTGGGGTGCCGTGCTCAGCTCGGGAAAGTCCGAGAAGGAATTGTTTGGTGGCGAACTCGACACCACCAACAACCGAATGGAATTGCTTGCAGTGATCGAGGCGCTCTCGGCCCTCAAGCGTCCCTGCGAGGTTGCGCTCTATCTGGACAGCCAGTACGTGCGCAAGGGCATCACCGAATGGATTCACGGCTGGAAGAAAAAGAACTGGCGCACCGCAGGTGGCGACCCGGTCAAGAACGTCGAACTGTGGAAGCGCCTTGACGAGTTGGTCGCCAACGCCGGTCACCAGATCGAATGGCACTGGGTCAAGGGCCACGCGGGCGACCCGGGCAACGAACGCGCCGATGGACTTGCCAACAAGGGCGTGGAGAAGGCGCTGGGGCGTATCTGA
- a CDS encoding GNAT family N-acetyltransferase has product MSAYPTPASLAESTASDHYTLELLDSALKVDAAEWDSLLAQQSHATPFMRHAYLAAMETSDSANADTGWTPVFCLLKKNGVLEAACALYAKTHSYGEYVFDWAWADAYQRHGLQYYPKGVLAVPFTPVPGSRLLAKNEQARTLLLKGVIDWAQEAELSSVHMLFGAEDDLQAAKNLGLMLRHTVQFHWHNRHPQSGIAFQSFDEFLASLNQEKRKKIRQERRRVHDAGVTFDVIEGANISDADWDFFYACYERTYLEHGNAPYLTRAFFQSMQRNMPENWVLLIANQDGRRIASSLIAVQDSVAYGRYWGALERVDNLHFETCYYQPLEWCIARGISRFEGGAQGQHKMARALMPVQTSSAHWLAHPGFAEAVERFLEREGQGIAQYMDELHERSPFRQATP; this is encoded by the coding sequence TTGTCTGCCTACCCGACTCCCGCCTCTTTAGCAGAATCCACAGCATCCGACCACTACACGCTGGAGCTGCTGGACTCCGCGCTCAAGGTGGATGCTGCCGAATGGGACAGCCTGCTCGCCCAGCAAAGCCACGCCACGCCCTTCATGCGCCACGCGTATCTTGCTGCGATGGAAACCAGCGACAGCGCGAATGCAGACACCGGCTGGACGCCCGTCTTCTGCCTGCTCAAAAAGAACGGCGTGCTCGAAGCCGCCTGTGCGCTCTACGCCAAGACCCACTCGTATGGGGAATACGTTTTTGACTGGGCCTGGGCCGACGCCTACCAGCGCCACGGCCTGCAGTACTACCCCAAGGGTGTGCTCGCCGTGCCGTTCACACCCGTGCCGGGCAGCCGCCTGCTGGCGAAGAACGAGCAGGCGCGCACGCTGCTGCTCAAGGGCGTGATCGACTGGGCGCAGGAGGCTGAACTGTCGTCCGTCCACATGCTGTTTGGTGCCGAAGATGATCTGCAGGCTGCCAAAAACCTCGGGCTGATGCTGCGCCACACCGTGCAATTCCATTGGCACAACCGGCATCCCCAAAGCGGCATCGCATTCCAATCATTCGACGAATTTCTCGCGTCGCTCAATCAGGAAAAGCGCAAGAAAATCCGCCAGGAACGCCGACGCGTGCACGATGCGGGAGTGACGTTCGACGTCATCGAAGGCGCGAACATCAGCGATGCGGACTGGGATTTCTTCTATGCGTGCTACGAACGCACCTATCTGGAACATGGCAACGCGCCGTATCTGACGCGCGCGTTCTTCCAAAGCATGCAGCGCAACATGCCCGAAAACTGGGTGCTGCTCATCGCCAATCAGGACGGCCGCCGCATTGCGTCCAGCCTGATCGCCGTACAGGACTCCGTGGCGTATGGCCGCTACTGGGGTGCGCTGGAGCGCGTGGACAACCTGCACTTCGAGACCTGCTACTACCAGCCGCTCGAATGGTGCATCGCGCGCGGAATCTCCCGCTTCGAAGGCGGCGCTCAGGGCCAGCACAAGATGGCCCGCGCGCTCATGCCGGTGCAGACCAGCAGCGCCCATTGGCTGGCCCATCCGGGATTTGCAGAAGCTGTCGAGCGATTTCTGGAACGCGAAGGCCAAGGCATCGCGCAATACATGGACGAGCTGCACGAGCGCAGCCCGTTCAGGCAAGCGACGCCCTGA
- a CDS encoding thioredoxin family protein, producing the protein MPFTSRHAATAPSREAIDQLTGAAVLEFGTPWCGHCQRAQPLIEQALEDEANVAHIKVEDGSGQRLGRSFGVKLWPTLIFLRDGKEVDRMVRPDSAQSIHEAIEKLI; encoded by the coding sequence ATGCCCTTCACCAGCCGCCACGCCGCCACAGCCCCTTCACGCGAAGCCATAGACCAACTCACTGGCGCGGCCGTTCTGGAGTTTGGCACACCGTGGTGCGGCCACTGCCAGCGCGCGCAGCCGCTGATCGAGCAAGCGCTGGAAGACGAGGCCAACGTGGCGCACATCAAGGTGGAAGACGGCTCGGGCCAGCGCCTGGGACGCAGCTTCGGCGTGAAGCTCTGGCCGACCTTGATCTTTCTGCGCGACGGCAAGGAAGTCGACCGAATGGTGCGCCCGGACAGCGCGCAGAGCATTCACGAGGCGATTGAAAAGCTGATTTGA